From the genome of Pseudophryne corroboree isolate aPseCor3 chromosome 9, aPseCor3.hap2, whole genome shotgun sequence:
CAGTGCAGTTTACCTGCATCAGCAAACAGTGCATGTACAGAGGCCGCATCGCACCTGCGCagccttacacattgcggctgcataCCAGAAGGATGCGGCCCCAATGTGACTGACAGCAGCGGGCATTTGCGGGGTGGCAATGCGGCattagatgggggaggggggggcgaggGCGGCATGGTGGGCCATATGGGGGCTGTCCGGGAGCGTTTTTGGggaagctgcgtgacgtcacatgcagccgctccaattTAAAAAAATGGTGGCGGGCCGACACAGGCTCAACCTTAATTTGATAcatccacaatttaattgcggacgcatcgtgaGGCAACACTATACAtggtgggtggccttgccctgtgctgggcagcccccagcatgtgaggagatggacgcagatctggttgcgtatgcagcgatctgcgcactggcgtttctataatgggtgcagtgtgtgcggagcaCATGGGcccgagtccagagggggcccccaccgcacacgctgcacccattttctaaatactcacccctccagagtcccgcagcgACATCCACcgcggtattaaaactctgtgaaaatggcccagcggccattttcacggagttctgcgcatgtgcagtagagaattcttggggaaaatggccgccgtgccattttcccggagatctgcgcatgcacagtagagtctgagcgctttagtgctcagactctcagcactgccggcagaaaggagggggcccgaacggagaagGCTgctcccgggcctcctcctctcttaaagcgcccctggatctgcatccatctctgaataaggtccactgTGCAACAGCGCCTTTGTGTGTACACTTGGTGCAGTGCAAGCACCGTTGGAGTTTTTATGGAATTTTCAGCACCCACAGCAGCAGGAAATTGCACAACTACAAGAGCATTGCgtgtgactctgaatcaggccttcaaACTTACTGCTTATCAGGATTTTCTGCTTTGAGACAATTTCTGTGTGCATAGAATGCTGTAGCATTTACTTAATACATTACTTAAAATTTTCACTATGGTCTTTATATCTGCTAGGTAAAGCTGCACATTTTGTCATCAAACATCAAGTAGCTTAGCCCTATACCTTGAATACCATTGTATGTACACAGTGCTTTAATGGATTTAGCAGAACTTGCAGGAGGGCATGTACAACTCAATAAATGTAAAGTGGCTGAAAAAAGATAATCCCTTTAGATTCTGTAACGACTGCCCACATTTATGCAGTGAGCATAATTTACGTTTCGTGCTAGGCTATTATTTAGTGTATATACAGGTTTTCTGTGTGATggctgcatgctgcattgcatggcccATTTGTGAAATAGCCAGATATTGATTTACCTGGTTCTTAGACACTTTTTGATGACTGCACAGTACACCCTAGAACATGGTATGACTGCTGTAAAACTGTAACAAAAGAATAATCTCCCATAATTACGTCATCATGAATCACCGAGCAAGTTATAATAGTCATTTAATCTTATTGGgacaaacatacaattacatatataaaTTACCAAGGGTTCTACTAACGTGTAAAGTCTTTGTTTTTAAATAAAGCCTTACAAAATTGCACACATGGAATATGCACATATTATATATTTCTCAGTGTGAAATCAGTTTAGCTTTAAATGATGGGGAATAAATGGCATCACTATTTTGTGTTATATTCTATCCAGATGATGAAATGTTTTACTCCAATGTCTGCAAAGGAAATCTGGTCAAGGCCTAGTATATGAAATTCACTTAAACTATCTAAGTTCTAGGAATCCCAATAGTACCAAATAGCAAAAACAGAGTTTAAGACCATAGTGGATGTTCAAGTAAACACATTGCTATAGTTCAAAGCTCTGGCCTTGACAACTCTGTTTATCTTATTCTTCAAATATGTATTTTAATTTCACAGTTTTGGTTGAAGGTGCTGTACTAGATAAACCGGGTACAACTTTTCTGGAAGATAATATATCAAAGCAAATGGGAGGCGAACATGGAGAACTACAGGGATCTTGTACAACTGTGCTAGCAGGTGACATAAAAGATGGAGCAGGAGATTCAGATCAAATAATGGTTAATGAAGAGGAAGAATTTGAAATACGAAGTGAAGATCTATCAAAAGAAGCAACAGAACTTGATTTAGAAGCAAACAATGCCCAATTAGTGGAGACAAATGAGGACAGAGATTTGGTAGATAATATGATTTTACAATGTGCCAGTGCAGAATTACAAACAGCAGGGCTTAATGTTGAGGACTCGCAAAGAGAGAGCATCAATGAGGAACATACCGGTCAATCAGGTGATGTAAATGATGAGAATGAAGAAGCAGCTGGTGAAGTAGATGATGTGACTGAGGATGCACCAGGCGAACTAGATGCCGAGAATGAGGATGCGAAAGGTAAAGTAGATGGCGAGAATGAGGATGCACCAGGTGAAAAAGATGCTGAGAATGAGGGTACACCAGGTGAAGTAGATGCTGAGAATGCACCAGTTGAAGTAGATGCTGAGAATAAGGGTGCACCTGGGGAAATCAATGCTGAGAATGGGGGTACCCCAGGTGAAGTAGATGCTGAGAATGAGGGTGTGCCAGGTGAAGTAGATGCTGAAAATGAGGGTGCACCAGGTGAAGTAGATGCCGCAAGTGAGGATGCACCAGGTGAAGCAGTTGCTGAGAATGAGGATGAACCAGGTGAAACAGTTGCTGGGAATGAGGATGCGCCAACAGAAGTAGATGTTGAGACTGAGGATGCCCCAGGTGAAGTAGTTGCTGTGAATGAGGGTGCCCCAGATGAAGTAGATGTTGAGAATGAGGATGCACTAGGTGAAGTAGTTGCTGAGAATGAAGAAGGCCCTGGTGAATTAGTTGTTGAGAATGAGGTTGCACCAGATGAAGTAGATGCTGTGAATGAGGGTGCCCCATGTCAAGTAGTTGCTGAGAATGAGGGTGCCCCATGTCAAGTAGCTGCTGAGAATGAAGAAGCATCTGGTGAAGTAGTTGTTGAGAATGAGGATATACCAGGTGAAGTAGATGCTGAGAATGAGGATGCTCCAGGTGAAGTAGATGCTGAGAATGAGGATGCTCCAGGTGAAGTAGATGCTGAGAATGAGCCAGGTGAAGTAGATGCTGAGAATAAGGATGCACCAGGTGAAGTAGATGCTGAAAATGAGGGTGCACCAGGTGAAGCAGATGCTGAAAATGAGGATGCACCAGGTGAAGTAGATGCCGCAAGTGAGGAAGCACCAGGTGAAGCAGTTGCTGAGAATGAGGGTGCGCCAGGTGAAGCAGTGGCCAAGAATGAAATTGCATCAGGTGAAGTAGATGCCAAGAATGAGGGTGCGCCAGGTGAAGTAGATGCTGAAAATGAGGGTGCGCCAGGTGAAGTAGATGCTGAGAATGAGGGTGCGCCAGGTGAAGTAGATGCTGAGAATGAGGGTGCGCCAGGTGAAGTAGATGCTGAGAATGAGTGTGCACCATGTGAAGTAGGTGCAGAAAATGAGGGTGCACCAAGTGAAGTAGGTGTCAAGAATGAGGGTGCACCAGATGAAGTAGATGTTGAGAATGAAGGTGCACCAGGTGATGTAGATGCCGAGAATGAGGATGCACCAGGTGAAGTAGATGCTCAGAATGAGGATGCTCCAGGTGAAGTAGATGCTGAGAATGAAAGTGCTCCAGATGAAGTAGCTGCTGAGAATGAGGATGCACCAAATGAAGTAAATGGTGAGAATAAGGATGCACCAGGTGAAGTAAATGCAGAGAATGATGGTTTACCTGGGGATGTAGACGCCGAGAATGATGGTGCACCAGGGGACGTAGATGCTGAGAATAAGGATGCACCAGGTGATGTAGATGCTGAGAATGAGGGTGCGCCAGGTGAAGTAGATGCTGAGAGCAAGGGTGCACCTGGTGAAGTAGATGTTGAGAATGAGGGTGCATCAGGTGAAGCAGATGCTGAGAATGAAGGTGCACCAGGGGAAGCAGTTGCTGAGAATGAGGGTTCACCAGTTGAAGCAGCTACTGAGAATGAGGGTGCACCAGGTGAAGCAGATGCTGAGAATGAGGATACCCCAGGTGAAGCAGATGCTGAGAATGAGGGTGTGCCAGGTGAAGCAGATGCTGGGAATGCACCAGGTGATGTAGATGCTGAGAATGAGGATGCACCAGGTGAAGTAAATGCTGAGAATGAGGATGCACCAGGTGAAGTAGATGCTGAGAAGGAGGGTGCACCAGGTGAAGTAGATGCAGAGAATGAGAATGCGGCAGGTGATGTAGATGCTGAGAAGGAGGGTGCACCAGGTGAAGTAGATGCTGAGAATAAGGGTTCGCCAGGTGAAGTAAGTGCTGCAAATGAGGGTGTACCAGGTGAAGTAGATGCTGAGAATGAGAATGCACCAGTTGATGTAGATGCTCAGAATGAGGATGCGCCAGGTGAAGTAGATGCTGAGAATGAGGATTTACCAGGTGAAGTCAATGCTGAGAATGAGGATGCACCAGGTGATGCAGCTGCTCATAATGAGGATGCACCAGGTGAAGTAGTTGCTCAGAATGAGGATGCATCAGGAGAAGTAAATTCTGAGAATGAGGATGCACCAGGTGAAGTAGATGCTCAGAATGAGGGTGCACCAGGTGATGTAGATGCTGAGAAGGAGGGTGCACCAGGTGAAGTAGATGCTAAGAATGATAATGCATCAGGTGATGTAGATGCTCAGAATGAGGATGCGCCAGGTGAAGTAGTTGCTCAGAATGAGGATGCGCCAGGTGAAGTAGTTGCTCAGAATGAGGATGCACCAGGTAAAGTAAATTCTGAGAATGAGGATGCGCCAGTTGAAGTAGTTGCTCAGAATGAGGATGCTCCAGGTGAAGCAGTTGCTCAGAATGAGGATGCACCAGGTGAAGTAAATGCTGAGAATGAGGATGCGCCAGGTGAAGTAGTTGCTCAGAATGAGGATGTGCCAGGTGAAGTAGTTGCTCAGAATGAGGATGCACCAGTTGAAGTAGTTGCTCAGAATGAGGATGCACCAGGTGAAGTAAATGCTGAGAATGAGGATGCGCCAGGTGAAGCAGTTGCTCAGAATGATGCACCAGGTGAAGTAAATGCTGAGAATGAGGATGCACCAGGTGAAGTAGTTGCTCAGAATGAGGATGTGCCAGGTGAAGTAGTTGCTCAGAATGAGGATGCACCAGGTGTAGTAAATGCTGAGAATGAGGATGCGCCAGGTGAAGCAGTTGCTCAGAATGATGCACCAGGTGAAGTAAATGCTGAGAATGAGGATGCACCAGGTGAAGTAGTTGCTCAGAATGAGGATGTGCCAGGTGAAGTAGTTGCTCAGAATGAGGATGCGCCAGGTGAAGTAAATGCTGAGAATGAGGATGCGCCAGGTGAAGTAGTTGCTCAGAGTGAGGATGCACCATGTGAAGTAAATGCTGAGAATGAGGGTGCACCATGTGAAGTTAATGCTGAGAATGAGGATGCGCCAGGTGAGGCAGATGCTCAGAATGAGAATGCGCCAGGTGATTCAGATGCTCAGAATGAGGATGCGCCAGGTGAAGTAGATGCTGAGAAtaatggtcaaaatacagatgaCAATGAGGTTGAGCACACGGCCTCTTCAGTGGCACAGATAGACAATGATAATGATGCCACTAAAATGAACAATGAAGCTGCTGATGCAGGGACTGAAGAAGAATTAAAGGAGAAAGATGCAGCTCAAGAACCCACAGATGTGGAAGAGGTTGGAGGCGCACAGGAATCACATGGTGACGGCACAATACCTGGTGTCCTGACTAGCGCTGGGGAAAATGTGGAATCAGCTGAAATAAGAAATGAGGGATGAGAATGTGTTACTGAAtcccagctagagatgagcgcactCCAAGTAAGTACCCAGATACAGTAGTGTGACATTATAAAGAACATGGTCATTGGCTGTGCCTGTTAAAGGGACGGAGGCGATACGTACATGCTCTGCAGTGCAGGCTGGTACTTGTAGTTGCCTGGCAAGCGATTTCTGTTAGGGCTCGCAGAATGCTCTGTTAGAGGTCGTAGTGGGGTCACAATAATAAAACAACACAGGTACATTAGTTGGGAAAATACGAGTATTATTAGAATTATTCTGTAAGTATGAATTTATATTTTAAGATATAACaaagagtcagcaatatttctcTGAGCTCCTAAATAACACCATTTACTTGAAATATTGTATTTTTGTGCATTTTGCACACACTAGTTACAGAgaaatatatacactgtattatCTGTTCTTATGTAATAGTTCTGCCGGTTTTCCCCTAATGATATCTGATGAATCCAGGTGTGTTTAATATAAATCGGATCCCTGCTGACTCTCCTTATTCCTTCTCCCAGAGTACATTACTTTATCACACCTGGAACCTGATCCGCCTAATCCCACAGGGCAGCCCCACATAAGTGCCTACTTTTTGATGCAGACCTCGGGAAGATCCAGGGTGTATAGGAGTTGGGGGAGTGGCACCGTGAATTGTGCGATTACAGCCCTGCCGCCCCCATGTAATGTCACGATTTGCGTCATTATAAAGTGGGTGATATCTGGATCAGTTGTCTACTTTCCCAGGAGACTGTGAGAAATCCCCCAAATCTGTGAGTCTACCAGACCTAATGGGAGTGTACCTTTCTGTCAACACTGCAGAGATTaccaggaaaggcagatgagcagtGCGCAAGAGGAGGGGCATTGCATGGGGACGGCATATAGGTTCCCACCTCTCTGAAAACGCTCCTGTAGGCATGCACCCAGTTCCTCTGCACAGCTCCTGGATTCCCGCGCCTCATCATTTATTTATAacaagcccagtggttcccaaacttttgtgagtcacggcaccctggagtgtcagatttttttttcacggcatc
Proteins encoded in this window:
- the ERICH3 gene encoding glutamate-rich protein 3 isoform X1, translated to MSHPYIGPLSAYNSLTDKHLKGYFNNTRIRRHLKSAGLITRSGRILTEKEYRINAMRRDHHKYIRECLAQAIFHKVLDIERRHQIDIRRKLETFARKERVQRIKVDHSKKTEEETFPAFSPHPPTGPKSGTNRHRTNHDHSDSSDSCSTPRPKTAPSLMQRPARLEPLPVYSSSGNVPKMSTAPRQNYFFNEEDPRFTSVTDKDIMRAMSTKEHSMGISPYRLPIINNFVMPVPPPPQKHPKQTMSTSSRGRRYRPITAPNGHEIPSKDTGKFHKTSLHSNVKITMVYLGTNVHLSHEYDDYRDDIKVFQQHCGGENLCVFKGRLLEDERFTLVSRRHRGFPFSLTFYINGIQVDRLSSCCEYKHRKGARLGGKNGYFRFVNIEGASPCYRCIIAMGLDKQPSPPPKSRTKQENKEDKDEEEEPEVSETIYYDEVDRKTVQTRAVNDDDDDDEKIEDKSNMDYEDEGEEEEKNQDTKTDEYDADNEAKDDYDEDFEAEEDKPDEKLNEEGQVDDQVNEKSKSPSNDEKDDLNQEGGSSAPSNTAPEAGDSERDETDGRCDSDDGENKQGKHSVAEEDMNSAARKIQILYRERRVRKPNSQRNKTDRKHEESFSSNSSVDSSSSEDGADSDDDDDETEGVRRKTSKETLKESDDHSEAQTHVEKDPEPEEAADEGDEPTEARPEEDDLAENEDGDMDEPQEDLAKDEQETDGVSLAEQEQNNESATLGDMDEDRPEVEDDLVNKRDSEEEGDCKSVQEKIAEAIGSKQHLDSEPEPSDSSTDEEDNFKGIFTAHKLLVEGAVLDKPGTTFLEDNISKQMGGEHGELQGSCTTVLAGDIKDGAGDSDQIMVNEEEEFEIRSEDLSKEATELDLEANNAQLVETNEDRDLVDNMILQCASAELQTAGLNVEDSQRESINEEHTGQSGDVNDENEEAAGEVDDVTEDAPGELDAENEDAKGKVDGENEDAPGEKDAENEGTPGEVDAENAPVEVDAENKGAPGEINAENGGTPGEVDAENEGVPGEVDAENEGAPGEVDAASEDAPGEAVAENEDEPGETVAGNEDAPTEVDVETEDAPGEVVAVNEGAPDEVDVENEDALGEVVAENEEGPGELVVENEVAPDEVDAVNEGAPCQVVAENEGAPCQVAAENEEASGEVVVENEDIPGEVDAENEDAPGEVDAENEDAPGEVDAENEPGEVDAENKDAPGEVDAENEGAPGEADAENEDAPGEVDAASEEAPGEAVAENEGAPGEAVAKNEIASGEVDAKNEGAPGEVDAENEGAPGEVDAENEGAPGEVDAENEGAPGEVDAENECAPCEVGAENEGAPSEVGVKNEGAPDEVDVENEGAPGDVDAENEDAPGEVDAQNEDAPGEVDAENESAPDEVAAENEDAPNEVNGENKDAPGEVNAENDGLPGDVDAENDGAPGDVDAENKDAPGDVDAENEGAPGEVDAESKGAPGEVDVENEGASGEADAENEGAPGEAVAENEGSPVEAATENEGAPGEADAENEDTPGEADAENEGVPGEADAGNAPGDVDAENEDAPGEVNAENEDAPGEVDAEKEGAPGEVDAENENAAGDVDAEKEGAPGEVDAENKGSPGEVSAANEGVPGEVDAENENAPVDVDAQNEDAPGEVDAENEDLPGEVNAENEDAPGDAAAHNEDAPGEVVAQNEDASGEVNSENEDAPGEVDAQNEGAPGDVDAEKEGAPGEVDAKNDNASGDVDAQNEDAPGEVVAQNEDAPGEVVAQNEDAPGKVNSENEDAPVEVVAQNEDAPGEAVAQNEDAPGEVNAENEDAPGEVVAQNEDVPGEVVAQNEDAPVEVVAQNEDAPGEVNAENEDAPGEAVAQNDAPGEVNAENEDAPGEVVAQNEDVPGEVVAQNEDAPGVVNAENEDAPGEAVAQNDAPGEVNAENEDAPGEVVAQNEDVPGEVVAQNEDAPGEVNAENEDAPGEVVAQSEDAPCEVNAENEGAPCEVNAENEDAPGEADAQNENAPGDSDAQNEDAPGEVDAENNGQNTDDNEVEHTASSVAQIDNDNDATKMNNEAADAGTEEELKEKDAAQEPTDVEEVGGAQESHGDGTIPGVLTSAGENVESAEIRNEG
- the ERICH3 gene encoding glutamate-rich protein 3 isoform X2; its protein translation is MSHPYIGPLSAYNSLTDKHLKGYFNNTRIRRHLKSAGLITRSGRILTEKEYRINAMRRDHHKYIRECLAQAIFHKVLDIERRHQIDIRRKLETFARKERVQRIKVDHSKKTEEETFPAFSPHPPTGPKSGTNRHRTNHDHSDSSDSCSTPRPKTAPSLMQRPARLEPLPVYSSSGNVPKMSTAPRQNYFFNEEDPRFTSVTDKDIMRAMSTKEHSMGISPYRLPIINNFVMPVPPPPQKHPKQTMSTSSRGRRYRPITAPNGHEIPSKDTGKFHKTSLHSNVKITMVYLGTNVHLSHEYDDYRDDIKVFQQHCGGENLCVFKGRLLEDERFTLVSRRHRGFPFSLTFYINGIQVDRLSSCCEYKHRKGARLGGKNGYFRFVNIEGASPCYRCIIAMGLDKQPSPPPKSRTKQENKEDKDEEEEPEVSETIYYDEVDRKTVQTRAVNDDDDDDEKIEDKSNMDYEDEGEEEEKNQDTKTDEYDADNEAKDDYDEDFEAEEDKPDEKLNEEGQVDDQVNEKSKSPSNDEKDDLNQEGGSSAPSNTAPEAGDSERDETDGRCDSDDGENKQDRKHEESFSSNSSVDSSSSEDGADSDDDDDETEGVRRKTSKETLKESDDHSEAQTHVEKDPEPEEAADEGDEPTEARPEEDDLAENEDGDMDEPQEDLAKDEQETDGVSLAEQEQNNESATLGDMDEDRPEVEDDLVNKRDSEEEGDCKSVQEKIAEAIGSKQHLDSEPEPSDSSTDEEDNFKGIFTAHKLLVEGAVLDKPGTTFLEDNISKQMGGEHGELQGSCTTVLAGDIKDGAGDSDQIMVNEEEEFEIRSEDLSKEATELDLEANNAQLVETNEDRDLVDNMILQCASAELQTAGLNVEDSQRESINEEHTGQSGDVNDENEEAAGEVDDVTEDAPGELDAENEDAKGKVDGENEDAPGEKDAENEGTPGEVDAENAPVEVDAENKGAPGEINAENGGTPGEVDAENEGVPGEVDAENEGAPGEVDAASEDAPGEAVAENEDEPGETVAGNEDAPTEVDVETEDAPGEVVAVNEGAPDEVDVENEDALGEVVAENEEGPGELVVENEVAPDEVDAVNEGAPCQVVAENEGAPCQVAAENEEASGEVVVENEDIPGEVDAENEDAPGEVDAENEDAPGEVDAENEPGEVDAENKDAPGEVDAENEGAPGEADAENEDAPGEVDAASEEAPGEAVAENEGAPGEAVAKNEIASGEVDAKNEGAPGEVDAENEGAPGEVDAENEGAPGEVDAENEGAPGEVDAENECAPCEVGAENEGAPSEVGVKNEGAPDEVDVENEGAPGDVDAENEDAPGEVDAQNEDAPGEVDAENESAPDEVAAENEDAPNEVNGENKDAPGEVNAENDGLPGDVDAENDGAPGDVDAENKDAPGDVDAENEGAPGEVDAESKGAPGEVDVENEGASGEADAENEGAPGEAVAENEGSPVEAATENEGAPGEADAENEDTPGEADAENEGVPGEADAGNAPGDVDAENEDAPGEVNAENEDAPGEVDAEKEGAPGEVDAENENAAGDVDAEKEGAPGEVDAENKGSPGEVSAANEGVPGEVDAENENAPVDVDAQNEDAPGEVDAENEDLPGEVNAENEDAPGDAAAHNEDAPGEVVAQNEDASGEVNSENEDAPGEVDAQNEGAPGDVDAEKEGAPGEVDAKNDNASGDVDAQNEDAPGEVVAQNEDAPGEVVAQNEDAPGKVNSENEDAPVEVVAQNEDAPGEAVAQNEDAPGEVNAENEDAPGEVVAQNEDVPGEVVAQNEDAPVEVVAQNEDAPGEVNAENEDAPGEAVAQNDAPGEVNAENEDAPGEVVAQNEDVPGEVVAQNEDAPGVVNAENEDAPGEAVAQNDAPGEVNAENEDAPGEVVAQNEDVPGEVVAQNEDAPGEVNAENEDAPGEVVAQSEDAPCEVNAENEGAPCEVNAENEDAPGEADAQNENAPGDSDAQNEDAPGEVDAENNGQNTDDNEVEHTASSVAQIDNDNDATKMNNEAADAGTEEELKEKDAAQEPTDVEEVGGAQESHGDGTIPGVLTSAGENVESAEIRNEG
- the ERICH3 gene encoding glutamate-rich protein 3 isoform X3; protein product: MSHPYIGPLSAYNSLTDKHLKGYFNNTRIRRHLKSAGLITRSGRILTEKEYRINAMRRDHHKYIRECLAQAIFHKVLDIERRHQIDIRRKLETFARKERVQRIKVDHSKKTEEETFPAFSPHPPTGPKSGTNRHRTNHDHSDSSDSCSTPRPKTAPSLMQRPARLEPLPVYSSSGNVPKMSTAPRQNYFFNEEDPRFTSVTDKDIMRAMSTKEHSMGISPYRLPIINNFVMPVPPPPQKHPKQTMSTSSRGRRYRPITAPNGHEIPSKDTGKFHKTSLHSNVKITMVYLGTNVHLSHEYDDYRDDIKVFQQHCGGENLCVFKGRLLEDERFTLVSRRHRGFPFSLTFYINGIQVDRLSSCCEYKHRKGARLGGKNGYFRFVNIEGASPCYRCIIAMGLDKQPSPPPKSRTKQENKEDKDEEEEPEVSETIYYDEVDRKTVQTRAVNDDDDDDEKIEDKSNMDYEDEGEEEEKNQDTKTDEYDADNEAKDDYDEDFEAEEDKPDEKLNEEGQVDDQVNEKSKSPSNDEKDDLNQEGGSSAPSNTAPEAGDSERDETDGRCDSDDGENKQGKHSVAEEDMNSAARKIQILYRERRVRKPNSQRNKTDCKSVQEKIAEAIGSKQHLDSEPEPSDSSTDEEDNFKGIFTAHKLLVEGAVLDKPGTTFLEDNISKQMGGEHGELQGSCTTVLAGDIKDGAGDSDQIMVNEEEEFEIRSEDLSKEATELDLEANNAQLVETNEDRDLVDNMILQCASAELQTAGLNVEDSQRESINEEHTGQSGDVNDENEEAAGEVDDVTEDAPGELDAENEDAKGKVDGENEDAPGEKDAENEGTPGEVDAENAPVEVDAENKGAPGEINAENGGTPGEVDAENEGVPGEVDAENEGAPGEVDAASEDAPGEAVAENEDEPGETVAGNEDAPTEVDVETEDAPGEVVAVNEGAPDEVDVENEDALGEVVAENEEGPGELVVENEVAPDEVDAVNEGAPCQVVAENEGAPCQVAAENEEASGEVVVENEDIPGEVDAENEDAPGEVDAENEDAPGEVDAENEPGEVDAENKDAPGEVDAENEGAPGEADAENEDAPGEVDAASEEAPGEAVAENEGAPGEAVAKNEIASGEVDAKNEGAPGEVDAENEGAPGEVDAENEGAPGEVDAENEGAPGEVDAENECAPCEVGAENEGAPSEVGVKNEGAPDEVDVENEGAPGDVDAENEDAPGEVDAQNEDAPGEVDAENESAPDEVAAENEDAPNEVNGENKDAPGEVNAENDGLPGDVDAENDGAPGDVDAENKDAPGDVDAENEGAPGEVDAESKGAPGEVDVENEGASGEADAENEGAPGEAVAENEGSPVEAATENEGAPGEADAENEDTPGEADAENEGVPGEADAGNAPGDVDAENEDAPGEVNAENEDAPGEVDAEKEGAPGEVDAENENAAGDVDAEKEGAPGEVDAENKGSPGEVSAANEGVPGEVDAENENAPVDVDAQNEDAPGEVDAENEDLPGEVNAENEDAPGDAAAHNEDAPGEVVAQNEDASGEVNSENEDAPGEVDAQNEGAPGDVDAEKEGAPGEVDAKNDNASGDVDAQNEDAPGEVVAQNEDAPGEVVAQNEDAPGKVNSENEDAPVEVVAQNEDAPGEAVAQNEDAPGEVNAENEDAPGEVVAQNEDVPGEVVAQNEDAPVEVVAQNEDAPGEVNAENEDAPGEAVAQNDAPGEVNAENEDAPGEVVAQNEDVPGEVVAQNEDAPGVVNAENEDAPGEAVAQNDAPGEVNAENEDAPGEVVAQNEDVPGEVVAQNEDAPGEVNAENEDAPGEVVAQSEDAPCEVNAENEGAPCEVNAENEDAPGEADAQNENAPGDSDAQNEDAPGEVDAENNGQNTDDNEVEHTASSVAQIDNDNDATKMNNEAADAGTEEELKEKDAAQEPTDVEEVGGAQESHGDGTIPGVLTSAGENVESAEIRNEG